In Flavobacterium piscisymbiosum, the sequence GATCACAGACGCGCCAAAGAAATCGCTGCAATTTTAAGCACAAAACCGTGGGTATCGCATATAGAACCTGTAGAAACCAATATTTTGATCTTTTCATTGGCAGAAGGTTACAGTGATCAGCTTCTGATTGAAAAATTAAAACAAAAAAATATTTTGATAAGTTCAATGGGGAGCAATAAACTAAGGCTTGTAACTCATTTAGATTATAAAGAAGTGATGCATACGTATGTGATTGAAACGCTTCAGAAGTTTTAATTTTCGTATTTTTATAAAAACATAAAACCGCCCAAAAGGCGGTTTTTTTAGTGTTTATCTAAATCTATGATTTAGATTTTTTCTCCGTAATACGCTTTACGCATAATTTCTTCCATATCTTTTACCAAAGGTAAACGAGGGTTTGCCGGAGTACATTGATCTTCAAAAGCATTCATGGCAAGTGTGTTTAGTTTTGCAAGCCATTCTTTTTCATCGAGACCTTGTTCTTTAAAACTCATTTTTATGCCTACTTTTTTACCCAGTTCATAACAGGCCTGAGCATAGACCTGAGGTCCGTCTTTTGGTCCTTTTGCCGGAAGGCCTAACATTTGGCAAATTTCGAAATATTTTTGATCTGCTTTATAAGTAGAATATTTAGGCCATACCGAGAGTTTTCCTGGAACTTCGCCATTGTATTTAATCACGTAAGGCAATAAAATAGCATTTGTACGACCGTGTGGTGTATGGAACATTCCGCCAATTTTATGCGCCATAGAATGAGAGATTCCTAACATCGCATTGGCAAATGCCATACCTGCAATTGTCGAAGCATTGTGCATTTTATCGCGCGCTTCGTCGTCATTTTTACCGTCAAGATAGGTTCTTTCCAGATATTGAAATACCATTTTAATAGCCTGAAGAGCAAGTCCGTCTGTGTAATCATTTGCTACAATCGAAACATAGGCTTCTGTTGCGTGCGTAAGTACATCCATTCCTGTATCTGCAGTAACTGACGGAGGAACGGTTTTCGTCAACTCAGAGTCGATAATCGCAACAGTTGGTGTAAAAGCATAATCTGCCAAAGGATATTTTTTATTGACAGAATGATCTGAAATTACCGCAAAAGGAGTTACTTCTGAACCTGTTCCTGAGGTTGTTGGTATACAAATCATTTTTGCTTTTTTTCCTAAGGTTGGGATCTTCACGGCACGTTTACGAATGTCCAGGAATTTCTGTTTGACATCATCAAACGAAACCTGAGGTTGTTCGTATAGCAGCCACATAACTTTTGCAGCATCCATAACAGATCCTCCGCCCAGCGCAATAATAGTATCCGGCTGAAACTCACACATGGTTTCTGCACCTGCTCTGGCCGTTTCGATGCTTGGATCCGGCTCTACATTAGAAAAAATTCTAACATCGACTTTGTTGGCACGACGGTTTAAAACGTCTATGATTTTTTGAACAAAACCAAGTTTTAGCATAATCAAATCAGTTACAATCATTACTTTGTCAAGAGATTGCATTGATTTTAAATATTGAATCGAGTTAGGCTCGAAATAGATTTTTGAAGGGACTTTGAACCATTGCATATTATTATTTCTTCTACCAATTCGCTTGATATTTATTAAATTTATTGCACCAACATTTCCTGAAACAGAGTTTTTTCCATAAGACCCGCAGCCAAGGGTAAGAGACGGAATAAATGAATTGTAAACGTCTCCGATGCCTCCAAAAGTCGAAGGCGAGTTCCAGATTACACGAATCGCTTTTACGGCAACTCCAAAATCTTTAGCTATTTTTTCGTCTTTTGTATGAATAGCTGCTGAGTGACCTAATCCGTCAAATTCTACCATTTGTTCAGATAGTTTAATACCTTCTTCTGTTGAATTTGATTTTAGAATCGCCAAAACAGGAGAAAGTTTTTCTCTGGTCAGAGGTTCATTTACGCCAACTTCTGTTACTTCAACTGCAATGATGACCACATTTTCAGGAACAGAGAAACCAGCTTGCTCTGCGATCCATTGCGGAGATTTTCCAACAACACTTGAGTTTAGTTTTGCACCACCGCAGTTTATACCTTTTGCAGTAACGCCAAACATTAATTCTTCAAGTTTTGCTTTTTCTTTTTCATTAGCAAAATAAACATGATGGTGTTTAAAAGCAGCTTTTGTTTCTTCATAAATTTCTTTATCGATAATAGCAGCTTGTTCAGAGGCGCATATCATTCCCCAGTCAAATGATTTTGAAAGTACGATATCGTAAACGGCTTGTTTTATATTGGCGGTTTTCTCAATATATGCAGGAACGTTTCCGGCACCAACGCCCAGAGCTGGTTTACCACAAGAATAAGCGGCGCGAACCATTGCATTTCCTCCGGTTGCCAGAATGGTGGCAATTGTAGGATGGTTCATTAAAGAATTGGTAGCTTCTACAGATGGATATTCGATCCATTGAATACAATTTTCCGGAGCTCCGGCAGCAACTGCAGCATCGCGAACTACAATTGCAGCAGCTTTAGAGCACTGTTGAGCCGACGGATGGAAACCAAATATAATTGGATTACGGGTTTTAAGAGCGATTAATGCTTTGAAAACAGTGGTAGAAGTAGGGTTGGTTGTTGGTGTAACACCACAAATTACGCCTACTGGTTCTGCAATTTCTACAATTCCAGATAATTGATCTTCACCTATAATCCCTACGGTTTTTAAGTTTTTTAAGCTATTGGTTACATTTTCGGCAGCAAACATGTTTTTGGTTGCTTTGTCTTCAAAAATACCACGGCCTGTTTCTTCGACAGCATGCAAAGCAAGTTCGCCGTGTTTGTCTATAGCAGCAACAGAAGCTTTGGCCACAATATAATCAACTTGTTCCTGATTAAGTTCCAGGAATTGTTCCAGAGCAATGGCTCCTTTTTTGGCAAGTTCTTCGACATGAGCAATAGCATCAACTTTTGGAGTTTCCTTTACGGGATCTTTTACTAATCCAGCACTTTGTTTTTCTGCTGTTTTGTTTTCGGTTCCATTTGGACTTAAAGTTTTCTCATTCATAGTAATTTGTGTTATAGTTAATATTCACTTTTAATGCAGTTTTATAGATTGTGATCACTAATTATTTTTACGACGAAAGTTTTTTTGAGTCTGATGTAGGATTAACTCTAAAAATCTAATTATAACTAATTTCTCATTCTATCTTTTTTTATTCATTTTTTTAATGTTTTTTGGATTGCTTAATCCTTACAAATTTTTGCTTCTAAAGAAAAAAAAAGGATAAGATTTTGCTTTTTATCTGTATCAAATATCAAGACATATCAATAGAATAAAGATGATATTTGTCAGTCGAAAAAAAAATCTACGCAAACGTTTTCTATTGAAAATCATCATTTTACACTTGAAAAGTGAGGTAAAAAAGAAGGGTGGAAGAGGTGTTTTGTACTTTCGAAAAACAAAAAAAAGGAGGCGCTAAATAAAACGTAAAGGCTTGACTATTTCGATTGCAACAAAGAAATTTTCAAAGAAAAAAGGAAAGAAAAAGGCATAAAAAAAATCCGTTTCATTTCGTTAAAAATGAATCGGATTTTAATTAAAAGAAATAAAAAAATCTCTTATTTGAATAAATTATCCATTCCTGGAATCATTGGCATATCCATTTTTGCAACAGCATCAAGTTCTTGTTCGTTAACGCTTGTAGCTCTTTCTATTGCTTTGTTTAGCGTTACAACTAAGTAATCCTCTAATTGTTCTTTATCTTCAAGCAAAGAATCATCAATAGAGATTGATTTTACTTTTCTATTTGCAGTTAATGTTACCTTTAGTAATCCGTCAGCGCTTTGTTCATCAATCAAAACAGTATCCAAACGCTTCTTCGTATCTTCAATTTTTTGTTGGGTTTCTTTAAGTTTGCCCATCATTCCCATTAAATCCATTTTTGTTGATTTTTTAAATTGTTTCGTACAAAATTAGTATATTGCTTTATGATATCAATAGAATATTTTATGAAAAAATTAATTTGGTTCTGTTGTCTTTGTAGTATTTTTGCTCCTTCGTATTTAAAAACTAATGCTTAATCAATGCAAAACGATATAATGGCTCCACAAGCCAAAGAAATTCCTAAATCATTAAAAAAACATAAAGAGACAAGAATTGACAATTATTTTTGGTTAAATGACCGCGAAAATCCTGAAGTTATCGACTATCTGAATCAGGAAAATTCATATTACCAGAGTATGACATCGCATACAAAAGATCTTCAGGAAAATTTGTATGAAGAGATGAAAGGCAGAATTAAAGAAGATGATTCATCTGTTCCTTATTTTTATAATGGTTACTATTACATCACTCGTTTTGAAACTGGTCAGGATTACCCCATATTTTCAAGAAAAAAAGGAAGCCTTTCGGCAGATGAGGAAATTTTATTCAATTGCAATGAATTGGCAAAAGATCACGCTTACTTTAAACTAGGAGGTTTAAGCGTAAGTCCAAATAATAAATTTGCCAGTTTTGGAGTAGATATTGTGGGAAGAAGAATTTACACTATTCAGGTCAAAAACTTAGAAACAGGAGAAATTTTAGCAGATAAAATCGAAAATGCAACCGGAGGATCTGTTTGGGCAAATGACAATAATACGATTTTCTATACCAAACAAGATGAAGTCACTTTAAGAGCGGATAAGGTTTTTAGACATAAATTAAATACAGAATCTACTGCTGATGTTTTGGTTTTTAATGAAACTGATGATACTTTTAATGTGTCTGTAAGTAAAGAAAAATCAAGAAAATATATTGTAATTGGTTCAGGAAGCACTTTGACGACAGAATACAGAATTTTGAATTCTGATACTCCAGATGGAGAATTTGTGGTGTTTCAGCCTCGTGTACGTGGTTTAGAATACAGTATTTCGCATTTTGAGGACTCTTTTTATATTTTAACGAATAAAGACAAGGCGACCAACTTTAAGTTGATGAAAACGCCTGAAAATAAGACAGGAAAGAAAAACTGGGTTGATCTTATTCCGCATCGTGAAGATGTTTTATTAGAAGATATCGAAATTTTCAAAAATTATTTAGTTGTTGAAGAGCGTTCAAACGGATTAAATCATATTCGCATTCTGCCGTGGAATGGTGATGCCGATTATTACCTTCCTTTTGGCAGCGAAACCTACAATGCTTACACAACTACCAATATCGATTTTGATACAGATGTTTTACGTTATAGCTATCAATCGCTGGCTACGCCTTCATCTGTAATTGATTTTAATATGAAAACTAAAACCAAGGAAATCCTTAAGGAGCAACAGGTTTTAGGCGGAAAATTTGATAAAGAAAATTATATCGAAGAGCGTATTTGGGCAACTGCCAGAGATGGTGTAAAAGTGCCTATTTCGATGATTTATCGTAAAGGATTACAGAAAAACGGTAAAAATCCGTTGTTACTTTACGCGTACGGATCTTACGGAATTACAATGGATACTTATTTCTCATCGACACGACTTTCCTTGTTAGATCGTGGTTTTGTTTACGCCATAGCACATATTAGAGGCGGAGAAGATTTAGGAAGACAGTGGTACGAAGACGGAAAACTGTTAAAAAAGAAAAATACCTTTACAGATTTCATTGATTGCTCTAAATTTGTAGTTAACGAAAATTTTACATCTCCTGAACATTTATATGCTGAAGGAGGATCTGCAGGAGGACTTTTGATGGGCGTAATTATAAATGAAGCTCCGGAATTATATAACGGGGTCATTGCTCAGGTGCCTTTTGTTGACGTTATTACAACAATGTTAGACGACAGTATTCCGTTAACAACTGGAGAATACGACGAATGGGGAAACCCAAATAATAAAAAATATTACGATTATATGTTATCTTACTCACCGTATGATAATGTAAAAGCGCAAAACTATCCTAACATGTACGTTTCTACCGGATTACATGATTCGCAGGTACAATATTGGGAGCCAGCTAAATGGGTAGCGAAGTTGAGAAATATAAAAACAAATAATAATCTTTTATTTTTAGATACCAACATGGATGCCGGACATGGCGGAGCTTCAGGACGTTTTGAGGCTTTAAGAGACTTAGCAAAGGAATTTAGTTTTTTATTAGATTTAGAAAAAATTAAAAGCTAATTAGAAATTTTTTGTTAAATTTGCAACCTATCAAGGGTATTTAAAAATACCTTCGATTAACTATTTTTTTATGAAAGAAGAAATAAACGCTTATAATAATGTTTTAGAGTTAATAGGTAATACCCCACTTATTAAGCTAAATAAAATTACCGAAGAGTTAGAAGGTAATTTCTACGCAAAGGTAGAAGCTTTTAATCCAGGACATTCCTCAAAAGATAGAATAGCGTTATATATTATTGAAGAAGCTGAGAAAAAAGGAATCCTAACGCCAGGTGATACGATCATTGAGACGACATCAGGTAATACGGGCTTTAGTCTGGCAATGGTGAGTATTATAAAAGGGTATAATTGTATTTTAGCAGTAAGCTCAAAATCATCGAAAGATAAAATTGACATGTTGAGAAGTTTAGGAGCAAAGGTTTATGTTTGTCCCGCACACGTATCAGCAGATGATGAGAGATCTTACTACAACGTAGCCAAACGTTTACACGAAGAAACAAAAGGCTCAGTATACATCAATCAGTATTTTAATCAATTGAATATTGATGCCCACTATAACACTACAGGTCCTGAAATTTGGGAACAGACAAAAGGACAAATTACACATCTTGTAGCTTGTAGCGGTACCGGAGGAACGATTTCCGGAACTGCAAAATTCCTGAAAGAGCAAAATCCAAATATTAGAATTCTTGGTGTAGATGCTTTCGGGTCGGTTTTAAAGAAGTACCACGAAACAAGAGAATTCGATAACAAAGAAATTTATCCGTATCGTATAGAAGGTTTAGGTAAAAACCTGATTCCATCTGCTACAGATTTCGACATCATCGACAAGTTCATTAAAGTAACTGATGAGGAAAGTGCTCACTCTGCCAGAGAGATCACCAGAAAAGAAGGATTATTTGTTGGATACACTTCAGGAGCAGTAATGCAGGCTATTAAACAATACGCAGAGGAAGGTGAATTTACGAAAGACAGTAATATTATTGCTATCTTCCCTGATCACGGTTCTCGCTATATGAGTAAAGTATTTAGTGATGACTGGATGAATGAACAAGGATTCTTTGACAGTGTCAATGAAGAGGAAGTTCAAAAAATTGAATTTGTAAAGTAGTTCAACTGCTTTTTTAAAATATAGAGCTCCATTCGTGAATCGAATGGAGCTTTTTTTATGTGCTTTTTTAATAGTTTTTATTTGTCTGTTAGATTTTAATATAAAACACCTTATTATTAAGTGTTAATGTTTTAGTTTTATTTGCGAATACCGTATTTATACGTAAGAAAATATATTTTTATTTGATTTTAATTTATCGTTTTAATAAAATGACTATTACTATAAATAAATACAATTGAGGCTTTTAAATAATCGATTTTGGTTATTTAAACGATTATTTAGGTTCGTTGTCGAATAAATTTCAGGTCAAATGCATAATAATATAGTTTAGCGGTGTTAAAAAGACACAATGTTTTTTAATCCCTAAATCTACTATTATGAAAAAATTACTACTCACTTTAATGTTTGTAAGTTATTTGAATGTTAATGCTCAAAATCCAATTCAGGAGTTTAATTTCAATGGGACTTTAAATAATACGGCCAATACCACTTCTTTTATTGGTGCAAACAATTTTGTTGCAGACAGAGCAGGATTGGTAAAAGGAGCGCAACGACTAACTAATAAAGCTATGGAGGCTGTTGTAGACAATCTTCCTCAGGGTAATGGTCCGAGATCAGTTAGTGTATGGGTAAAATTAAATGATATTGCTTCGGCAAATTATATATGGGGTTACGGTACGGCTTATAATGCGCAATACTGTGGCTTATTACAGCAAGGGACGACTTCTTCTAACTCAGATTTAAGTTTAGCGGGTTGGGGAGCTTCTAATGATGTAATTGTTTCTACGCCGCTTGCAAAAGACACATGGTACAATTATACAATAACATACGACGGAAAAGTTTCTAAAATATACCGTAACGGAGAGTTGCTTAAATCTGCAGAAGGAATTACACGCTCTACTAAAGGTAATATTTTTAGGCTTGGTGAAATAAACACTACAGTGGGTATTAATGCTGATATAGACGATTTGAAGATTTACGATGTTGCTTTGACTTTAGAACAGGTTATTGCATTGTACAACAGTTCCAAACCTGTTAGAATCGCTGCTGTTGAACCAGTAAGTACTGCAAAAACAGTAAAAAAAGACGGGGTAAAAGCAAAAACAGCTCCAAAGTCTGCTTCATCGGCAATTATTGCGCCAGCGGATCTTAATGATGTACCTAAAAATGTTGAGGTATTCTCACAAGGAGAAAAGATTTATGGAAGTAGTAATAATACAATGAGTATAAATGATCTTCCTGAAGGAACATATTTGCTAAAAATAACGAATGCACCTTCAAATTAAGAACAAGATTTTTATTTTATAGTTACTAGTTAGTTATTTTTTTAGTCTCAGTTAATTTTTTTTGATAGTAAAAGGCCTTGTGAAGTTTACTTTGGGAGGCTTTTTAATTATTTATTTAATAGTAAATGATTTTTTGTAAAGATGTTTTTACAAAAGAATCGGATAATGTCATTTAGTTTTCAATTTTATTAATTAAAATAAGAATATCGCACTTATAGTCAGTAAGAGTTTGGTAGCTTTGAATAAAATTTATAGTTTTAACAAAATTTCTGAAACTATAATTGAATTTTAAAAGTATTTAAAACATTAAAATAGTGATTTGTGATACTGAGATTTGTTGAGTTTTTGCATTTTAATATAGCTTGGTGTTTGTGAAAGAACACTTTTTTAAATCCCCTAAAATCTGTTACCTATGAAAAAATTATTACTGACATTACTGTTTGTAAGTTTTTTAAATACCAATGCCCAAAATCCGGTTCAGGAATTCAATTTCAACGGAAATTTGAACAATACCGACAATACAATCTCATTTTTAGGTACACCCAATTTTGTAAATGACAGAATAGGCGTTGCAAAAGGAGCACAGCGCCTGACTAATAAAGTTCTGCAGGGTGTAGTGGGAGATCTTCCGCAGGATAATAAACCCAGATCAATATCTATTTGGGTAAAATTCAATGCTATTGCTTCGGCAAATTATATTTTTGGATATGGAAGTGCAGTAAATACCCAGTATTTTGGTTTATTACAACAGGCGGCGTCATCAGGAAATTCAGATTTAAGTCTTGTAGGATGGGGAGATACAAATAATATTATAGTTTCAGTTCCTCTTGCAAAAGACGTTTGGTATCAATACACTGTAACCTATGATGGTGCCAAATCAAAAATATACCGTAACGGCGAATTATTAAAATCTGTTGAAGGTGTTTCGCGCTTAACAAAAGGATACATTTTAAGATTGGGTGCATTAAATGGCACGGTTGGGATTAATGCTGACATAGACGACCTTAAGATATACAGTGTTGCAATGACAGATGAGCAAGTTATGGAATCTTACAACAGTTCGAAACCAACTACTACAGCTGTAGCTGAAAATACTCAGTCTTCTAATGCAATAAAAAAAGCTAGTCCTGTAAAAGCTGTAGTTGCTGCAAAATCGTTACCGTCTGTTTCGGCAAGTACAACTGAAGCAAATACTGGTTCTAAAACCGTTGAGGTTTTCTCGCAAGGAAAAAAAATAGCAGGAAGTAATGCATCTAATATTGGAGATTTACCGGAGGGGACATATTTGATTAAAGTCACAAATAATCCTTCTAAAAAGTAAATTACAATATAAATCAATTCTTAAATCGGATTTCTTATTGCATTTTGTATTAGAACGTGATTTAATTTTACAAATAAAAACGCCTTCTGATTTTAGAAGGCGTTTTTTATTATTTCTTTTTCTGTTGTCCGGGAGCATATGCTTTTGCACTTTTGCTTCCTGACATTTTTTTAGCTTGTCCTGGTGGAATTTTTTGATTTCCGTTATTGTTGCTATTGTGAACATGAGTGCTGCAGCTAATAACACTAATAACAACAAATAAGACTACCATAATGATTACGGCAACTTTAGTGTATTTAGATGTTTTCATAGAGATCGTTGATTTTTTGTTTTGGAACAAATATATGGGATAATATGAATTTTAAACGATCCAGAGTCTATTTAGAGTATATATAAACAATGAAAGTTCGCTAACTATCAATACCTTTTATTAGTCTCTTGTAAATACATCTATTCAGTAAACAGTAGTAAAACTGATAAGTTTGCTACGGTTTTTTCTCCAAACTTGTATTTTCTGCTTATTTATTTTTTTTGAACTAATGTAAGAAATACTTCTTTTTTTGAGTGGGATATTTTTTTGTTATTTTAAAAGTAATACATCGCGTTTACGAGCATGATGCTCGTGTCAGAATCGGAAAAAATAACCTGATATCGTTCCTAAGGTTTTGTTTTAGATATTTAATTATTATTTATATTTCTTCTTCATTCGAAAAACTAAATTTGGTAGCAGAAATATTGATAATAAAAAAAGTATAGGGTCAATAAAATAGGTTAATCCAAGTGACAAAAAGTTATCAGGTTTTTTATAAAATAAAAAGTGACTTGATAGGTTTGAATGATAAACAACTATTTTATTTGGCTTCAATATAGAATAATCTTTGTGTCTCTCGTTAAAATAGGGATAGATAGTATTAGATAATGTTATTTGTGCGACTTTGTTATTAGAGCTTAATTTTCCTTTATATACAATTGATGTAGAAGTTGTATTTGAATGTGAGGCTGGATTATCAGAGCTCACTATAAGTGTATCACTGATTATTCCTTTTTTAGTAAATAAAAATGAATATGCTGTCTTTGTTTTTGGAAAATTATATGTTAATTCAATAATTAAGAAAAAGATTGAATAAATAATAATAACATAAAAAATGAATTTTTTCATACTTATAAACAGGTTAACATAAAATAAATGGTTTCCCTCTATTATTATATGTTGATTATTGTTTGTTTTCTTTCTTAAATTAAGGAACCCAAATAACCCGATCGCTCGGATATGGCAGATTTAGACAACTATA encodes:
- a CDS encoding PLP-dependent cysteine synthase family protein, with protein sequence MKEEINAYNNVLELIGNTPLIKLNKITEELEGNFYAKVEAFNPGHSSKDRIALYIIEEAEKKGILTPGDTIIETTSGNTGFSLAMVSIIKGYNCILAVSSKSSKDKIDMLRSLGAKVYVCPAHVSADDERSYYNVAKRLHEETKGSVYINQYFNQLNIDAHYNTTGPEIWEQTKGQITHLVACSGTGGTISGTAKFLKEQNPNIRILGVDAFGSVLKKYHETREFDNKEIYPYRIEGLGKNLIPSATDFDIIDKFIKVTDEESAHSAREITRKEGLFVGYTSGAVMQAIKQYAEEGEFTKDSNIIAIFPDHGSRYMSKVFSDDWMNEQGFFDSVNEEEVQKIEFVK
- the adhE gene encoding bifunctional acetaldehyde-CoA/alcohol dehydrogenase; its protein translation is MNEKTLSPNGTENKTAEKQSAGLVKDPVKETPKVDAIAHVEELAKKGAIALEQFLELNQEQVDYIVAKASVAAIDKHGELALHAVEETGRGIFEDKATKNMFAAENVTNSLKNLKTVGIIGEDQLSGIVEIAEPVGVICGVTPTTNPTSTTVFKALIALKTRNPIIFGFHPSAQQCSKAAAIVVRDAAVAAGAPENCIQWIEYPSVEATNSLMNHPTIATILATGGNAMVRAAYSCGKPALGVGAGNVPAYIEKTANIKQAVYDIVLSKSFDWGMICASEQAAIIDKEIYEETKAAFKHHHVYFANEKEKAKLEELMFGVTAKGINCGGAKLNSSVVGKSPQWIAEQAGFSVPENVVIIAVEVTEVGVNEPLTREKLSPVLAILKSNSTEEGIKLSEQMVEFDGLGHSAAIHTKDEKIAKDFGVAVKAIRVIWNSPSTFGGIGDVYNSFIPSLTLGCGSYGKNSVSGNVGAINLINIKRIGRRNNNMQWFKVPSKIYFEPNSIQYLKSMQSLDKVMIVTDLIMLKLGFVQKIIDVLNRRANKVDVRIFSNVEPDPSIETARAGAETMCEFQPDTIIALGGGSVMDAAKVMWLLYEQPQVSFDDVKQKFLDIRKRAVKIPTLGKKAKMICIPTTSGTGSEVTPFAVISDHSVNKKYPLADYAFTPTVAIIDSELTKTVPPSVTADTGMDVLTHATEAYVSIVANDYTDGLALQAIKMVFQYLERTYLDGKNDDEARDKMHNASTIAGMAFANAMLGISHSMAHKIGGMFHTPHGRTNAILLPYVIKYNGEVPGKLSVWPKYSTYKADQKYFEICQMLGLPAKGPKDGPQVYAQACYELGKKVGIKMSFKEQGLDEKEWLAKLNTLAMNAFEDQCTPANPRLPLVKDMEEIMRKAYYGEKI
- a CDS encoding S9 family peptidase, translated to MQNDIMAPQAKEIPKSLKKHKETRIDNYFWLNDRENPEVIDYLNQENSYYQSMTSHTKDLQENLYEEMKGRIKEDDSSVPYFYNGYYYITRFETGQDYPIFSRKKGSLSADEEILFNCNELAKDHAYFKLGGLSVSPNNKFASFGVDIVGRRIYTIQVKNLETGEILADKIENATGGSVWANDNNTIFYTKQDEVTLRADKVFRHKLNTESTADVLVFNETDDTFNVSVSKEKSRKYIVIGSGSTLTTEYRILNSDTPDGEFVVFQPRVRGLEYSISHFEDSFYILTNKDKATNFKLMKTPENKTGKKNWVDLIPHREDVLLEDIEIFKNYLVVEERSNGLNHIRILPWNGDADYYLPFGSETYNAYTTTNIDFDTDVLRYSYQSLATPSSVIDFNMKTKTKEILKEQQVLGGKFDKENYIEERIWATARDGVKVPISMIYRKGLQKNGKNPLLLYAYGSYGITMDTYFSSTRLSLLDRGFVYAIAHIRGGEDLGRQWYEDGKLLKKKNTFTDFIDCSKFVVNENFTSPEHLYAEGGSAGGLLMGVIINEAPELYNGVIAQVPFVDVITTMLDDSIPLTTGEYDEWGNPNNKKYYDYMLSYSPYDNVKAQNYPNMYVSTGLHDSQVQYWEPAKWVAKLRNIKTNNNLLFLDTNMDAGHGGASGRFEALRDLAKEFSFLLDLEKIKS
- a CDS encoding LamG domain-containing protein codes for the protein MKKLLLTLMFVSYLNVNAQNPIQEFNFNGTLNNTANTTSFIGANNFVADRAGLVKGAQRLTNKAMEAVVDNLPQGNGPRSVSVWVKLNDIASANYIWGYGTAYNAQYCGLLQQGTTSSNSDLSLAGWGASNDVIVSTPLAKDTWYNYTITYDGKVSKIYRNGELLKSAEGITRSTKGNIFRLGEINTTVGINADIDDLKIYDVALTLEQVIALYNSSKPVRIAAVEPVSTAKTVKKDGVKAKTAPKSASSAIIAPADLNDVPKNVEVFSQGEKIYGSSNNTMSINDLPEGTYLLKITNAPSN
- a CDS encoding LamG domain-containing protein; its protein translation is MKKLLLTLLFVSFLNTNAQNPVQEFNFNGNLNNTDNTISFLGTPNFVNDRIGVAKGAQRLTNKVLQGVVGDLPQDNKPRSISIWVKFNAIASANYIFGYGSAVNTQYFGLLQQAASSGNSDLSLVGWGDTNNIIVSVPLAKDVWYQYTVTYDGAKSKIYRNGELLKSVEGVSRLTKGYILRLGALNGTVGINADIDDLKIYSVAMTDEQVMESYNSSKPTTTAVAENTQSSNAIKKASPVKAVVAAKSLPSVSASTTEANTGSKTVEVFSQGKKIAGSNASNIGDLPEGTYLIKVTNNPSKK